AACGAATAGAACAATGCATACAGACGATACGTCCAATTGAATTTGAacagaaaagaatgaaacagagagaaagagaagggaaaCGTTTTACAACTATTAGTTTTGTATATAATTAAAAGCAAGCGATTGTGTGGTGAATGTTGAAATCTGCTGCTGTGctggcaatggcacacacacacacacacaaagtgttttttttttcttcccagaCCGCACTGCAACGATTATGTTGcagtgcacacacaaacacacatacataacaCATACAACGCACATGTTCACACATCGGAAACAATCGGTGCGCAAGTCACAGCACACGAGCCTTGCACACGTTCCTATATAGAGGAGCAGACAGGGGGGACAGGGAGCAATTCGTGATCATGCAGATCACGTTTGCTGCATTAGTGGGGATGGGATTGCGAAAGAGCAAAAATAAGATGTTATTTTATCTTGAGTATTGTTGAGTTCTAATGTAATCTTACGATGATAATTACTACGGATCGATGTGCGGAGCCTGACCACCCACCACCTCCCACGGAAAACTGACACAACTAAACGTTCGGCCTGCTCGCCCTTCAAGCCTCCTTTTCTTGCGGCCCTCACGGGTAAAGTTGCAGTAAGGAAGGTGAGCCTGCGCAGGGAGGATGTAGCGATCACGGGGAGCAGGGCATGGGTGTGGGGGAGGGAGGAAGAGGGCCAGATGATCAGAGGACTGGCATCGAGCAAGGTGCCTTATTAGAGTCATAGGCAGGGATGTGTGACGGATGTCAGATGAGAAATCATAATTCAACGTTTTTAATTTCTCCCGATTCGTActacaaaacagaaacacacgcgGAAAGTCCAATTTCATCgttgtttgcaaataaatacacactttaaaaaaaatcagaaaaaatgtacaaatcTGATGATGCGATTAAATTCCGAACTGATGCAAAATTCATCATTCAATTACGACGCAAAGACTCTAAGCGAATGTTGCCGGTAGCCGACGTAAGTTTGTTGTTTCTATTTAATCCAagtgtatatatttttatccttttgttgcaatgtgtttcgcctaacttcatctaatcatgacctatatagacTTCTAAcattccgagcaaaaatctatatgattgggcgtgtggtcagatacgtgggtatcaacatcAACGACCGTTATTCAATTCTCACTTGCTTCTGTACAAATGGTTCACATTGGAGTCTTATActcaagtgccacaaatccactaaacgaccactaaacggcttctaaacgactcaagctctctacctaaaccgaatatagaaagacttcgtttagcagacggcaaacgactcatgcattctaaaaatagcaaaaaagctggtagcgctctgttggtgggataccccaaccagttgagcttcatcgcttggatgagagctttctcatttcctcttaCTCTGTACCCTGTCCTCTGTTGTATGGTtccgcattgaagttatgcatctcTAGAACTAGAAAGGCGATACGCTTGTTTAAATACTTAACTCCAAcgaaaaccaccagcactgaaagAAGTGAGATTtaagtaatggtcgttggtgttgatacccacgtatctgaccacatgaccattcatatagatttttgctcagataGTTAGACGGCTATATAGGTTATAATAAGAtaaaacttgtcgaaacacattgcaagaaaaggatagcaatataatgatgagttgtaatacgccatctattgatcaaaccaatgaagctgtggagctttcattttttttctatggatattcaattttccagtcgtttaagcttaatctgtggcgcttgggatatttaaacaatcgtatcgccgctCTAGTTCTAGcaatgcataacttcaatgcgaaaccatatgACAGTACAGAGTGAAGGTGAATGCTCTCTAAGCTAAGAAAGCACTCCACTGGTTGGGTATTCcatcaacagatggcgccaccagcttttttgctatttttagaatgcatcgGTCGTtcaccgtctgctaaacgaagtctttttagATTCCTTTTAGGTTGAGAACTTCAGCCATTTAGAGCctgtttagtggtcgtttagtggatttgtggtaCTTGGGAAATGTTCATCATTTTATTCCACTCAAATAAGTGTACAACACAGCTTTTACAGAAAGTAACCAAATCCGCTACACGAAGATGCATCATCATgacaattgttttgttttttttttttatttttgttacgCTTGTGATGCgacattaaaataaatcatcaaaaaGGCATACAAAACTATGCGATGTGGCAAAAGagataagaaaataaataaaaaaaacactataataaCGGTTTGtatttgaaaaattcaaatttaatgtgTGTCATGTACATCCAAGGGTTAACTGTCAACAGAGCAGGAAGCATTATTGTATGTTAATTTTCTCCGTTTCATTTTTCACTTCGATTACTATTCGATTAGTGCGCTCGCAATGAAATTCATTCGCATTTACATAAAGTGTTCATTTTCCATTAATAATGCCCTTCAAAGTCACGTTTCCAAACGCCCCGCCGTACCATAACTGGCAGgtggtttgtttatgtttggaTGGAATCGATCAGCTGTCAGCGAAGCTGTTGCCCACCAGCTCAGCTCCATCTGTTTTCGTGCGGGAAGGCAAAGCAAGCGGTCGGCTAACTAGCGCATCCCGTGTGCCCGTGGTTGTGCCGTTGCCGGGCAACCGGGCGGACCAAAGCCACCGTGGTGTGAAAATTACCTTCGCCGCAACAACCGTCTGACAAGCAAGgggcaaaacgtcaaaaaaacgcacaaaacgAAAGCTCTGCTCGGTCGCGCTTGTATGGTTGTTCGCTCTTTTTACCCAACATTTCCCGTTCCGTTTACCAAAACCCCCGGTGTTCCGGTTACCCTTTCGGCTGGTTCGTCCAATTCCAAATCAATGTGCAAATCATTCCGGTAGTGTCCGGGTGCAGCAAACAGCGAAACAGaattgtgtgtgcgcgatggtgctgctgcagctgcgttCCCTCCGCTCGTGGCTTCTTTCGTCCGAGCACAGCTTCCGGGAAACGCTGAACAGCATCTTCTGGCTGAGCTGCCTGCTCGGGCTCATGTTCGTGCAGTTCCGGCGCCTGGTCGTGGTAAGTTAACCCCCTAAGCACAAGCCCGTCAAAACCGCACGCGCCCTAACTGTTGCCACTTTCCCGCAGCGACTGTTGCGTCTGGGGCGCGTCAAGGCCCACCGGCATGGCCCGACCGTGCAGCACTTGTGGAACATATGCTTCTACGCGAGCGCCACCCTCTTCCTGCTGCTCTACCAGGCGCTGTTGATCCGGCCGGAGGTGATGCGCGAGACCGGCAAATACTTCCCCCAGTACATCAACGCCATCTTTGCCACGGCGTGCGATCCGGCCAAGTTCGAGATCGTGACGGTCGTGCTGGTATCGTACCGCGTGCTCACCACGGTCACGCAGCTGTCCCGGGGCGACTATTCGGTCGCGTTTTCCGGTGCGCTCAATGCCGccctgctgctgtgctgcttcGCGCTGCGGCTCGAAAACTATAGCATCCTGCTCAACCTGTACCTGGCGGTGTATGGTGCGGGCGAGGAAGCGTTCCTGCTGGCCGCCTCCCGGACGGTCCGGCCCCAATGGTTGACAACGTTTGCGCTGCTCAAGTGTGGCACCTGGTAAGCGGGAGGGGTTGGTGTTGCAGTCAGTGCtgtaaaatgtcatgagcatcatgaCACGtacaccaacgaaaacaatgaacatatccgtggtagcttgatgctcattgctgatactcaatgaaagtgtgtcatgacatgccgaaaACAACATGCGAATGCTTGAGTTAAatgcgatactctgactgataAGCTGtgcttaatgccggcgcaaacacaatcatgactttttctggctgtgaacactGCTGCCCAATACCACTATTgcagtcaccaacactcatgactgaaatgAAGTTCAAGTCAGCTCACGtgacacaactgagatgatcagaggtgagataTACACAATTGGTGtaccaatcacatgcttggtgacattttgttaaCCACCCAAATCTTGATCACTCACTTggcgataatcacgacattcttggaatatatttggcgtgtggtcccaagcagcaaaatgaccaagtatgtgatggtcgcaacaactgtttgagtctcaccactgatcatcacagtagagcttgtgacgctgacatgattttgtttcagccggaatttgtcatgactatgtcagtgatattttgcagaactgatcgcagtaaaaaaaagtcatgacaaagtgactgaccaagcgttgtgtcgcaaaaatgtcacgaagcatgcattggtcacaccaatcgttttgagtatcatcTCTGATTatcgctgacatggattttgtttcagtcagatgtTTGTATAACactgacagtgacattttgcagcactggttgcAGTACACTAGAAAACGCCTGAATCGTCTAACGACATACACACaattgctctctctctatctctctctcttccaggATCTATCTGTTTCTGAATCTGTTGCCGTTCGAGTTTCTGATACCGACGCTGTACGCGCGCCGCGAGCTGCTCCCGCTCAAGGTGTGCTACTGGCTGTGGTACTGCTCGTGCGTGTGGAACTCGccgctgctgaagctgctgtaCCACAAAATCTACCATCTGCACCCGCACGACTGTGCCGGCGGCGGGTCCGCCTTCCGCTGCATACTGTCCGACGACTGGCAAAACTTTCGCCACTTTCGCAACCTCCAACAGGCCTACCTCGAGCTAAAGCTGCACGAAAGGTAAATATTTAAGTACGGTGTTTAAGAGCTTTTCCGGCCGGAGAATGGAGCATTTCGAACCCATGCATCTACGTAATGGGACATCCATCCATGGCGTTGCAGTTATTTAGGCCGCTTCGTTTTTCAATTCCATTCTCTTTTGGCGTGCCTGCTCGGGCCCGGACTTATTTTCTAATGCAATTCCTTTATCCGTCTCTTCAGCAAACAGAAAGCTAACAAAGTAACGCTCACCGACATGTCCGCAAAGACCGCCTACCAGACGATCAAGTGTAAGTGGCGGGCTTGTACTTCCCGACGCAAAATAGGGcgtaacaacaacagcaaaaaaaccaacattcGCACTAATCCTTTTCGTCTTCCGCAGGTGTGCTCACTTTAAAGCGAAAGCTTAAACGGATGCGAGAAAACAGGGCGTCGCTGGAGCATCAGGAATAGAGGCGTAAGCGCAACCCTTAACCAGGCTAGGGCAGCTAGCGAAGCTCCCAACCATTATCCTAATTCATGTGAACATGTGATCTCGACCGAAAGAACTGTAacttcatgtgtgtgtgtgtatgtctgtttGTATGTTTCATCCTCCACACCCGTTCCTGTCCCCGAGCGACCATTATTTATGTCCCATCTTCGTCTCTCTTGTTGCTGTCCCACTTATCCTCAGATTTCCATTCCTGTAACGCAACGCAAGTAACGTAGGTCATCGAATAACAGAAAACGAAGCTAGCGGCAAACACTAGAATAACGCAAATCATTAATTTATCGATTAGCCGACCGAGCGCGCCTAGTTTTGAAAGCGACTGGCAGGAgattaggggggggggggagaagggggAACTCAAGACATTACAATTTCCCATTTACCAACCGAGCAGGGTAGACGGAGGTGAAATTtggctgtaaaaaaaaaattttcttGTACGCGCGCAGAAGGATGGCATATTGCTATGTATAGGGTTTACAATACAAGGATTGATTTGCTCCcctgctaaaaaaaaaacggtttgaCTGTTTTCTTCTCCATGTGTTttcgctggtggtggtgaattGGTGGCGACGAGTAGCCCAATAACAACGTTGGTTTTTGAAGATTAATCGTTCCATCTAGTATTTTGTGTATgatatttttgtcttttattttagatatcctttttgttgttgtcgttgtggttgctgttgtttgtctgcttttaatatatttatgcTAGCTTggtttgttctttctttttcttttttgtgtttgttcatAAGTTAACTATGGTTCCCCATGCTTCCTCTCCCGCTCTTAtcattgtttcgtttgttttaatttgtctCTTGGTTTTGGTTGTGTTCGGATCGCTCCCTCTGCTGGTGACCACCGGTGAGTCCACTGGCCCCCCTATCCAGCCCGCTCACCCCGTCTCACCTCCCACACTAACCACATAATCGTTTCGTTTTGAGGTACTGTCCTGCTGCGGTCGTACACGCATCGAAAGCGGATCTTCTTTCGAGATAATCGAAATACACGATCTCGATCTGtctcttctctttttctccttctctctctctctctctctcttcgttcttttttcttcctctctctctctctctctccctataCGCGACAAATTGCGTCGACAATTTGTGGAttgttccattttgtttttgttttgttttgagcaTTAGTTCACGTCACGTTTCATTGCCCGTTTTGCCCTACTGCTTGATTactattataattattttgtgAGTCGTTCCCTCTGTCTTCTCACTATCTGCTGAATACTTcgaatggttttgtttggttttctttcgttattataaaaaaaaatcaatcctcTACGTTTCTACGctgtctctctgtgtgttAGGTTGTCTGCTCTGTCTGACGCGTTCTGCCTACGTTATACCATTCTCCTCCTGTTTTATCGCATCTGTTTGTTGCTACTTCTCTGCTTCTCTCTCATATATCTATATTTTCGTTGAAACGTTGATAATTcggcgtttttttgttttttttttttttgtttggttttgttttgttgtattttgctCCAAGCGAGCCGCAAATCTATGAATTATGGAAAACGAGCGCGTGTATGCTTTCTAAACAGTTACTGATGTGTGAGATAATTTTCTGCGCGAGTCTGTGTGGTAACACGATgccgtgtgtgttttgtgtgtgtatgtgtgtgtgaggatcTCCTGCGACACCGTATAGTACACCGTTTAAGCGTGAGCGAATAACGTTTTCCCGTGGACCTGAGTGCTGGGATGAGGTTTGGGGAACAGGGAACAATCCACAATGGCCGTCCCGAATGGCTGTCAATCGATTTGTTGTAACCACTTTCGGCAGTAAGGTGCAGAatgtatgtgggtgtgtgtgggagagacATCTGGGAATATTAAAAAGACGATCTAACTTGTGCTACTTGGATTTGTGCTTGCCAATTGTTCTAGCCAATCCCTCACCGTCCCTCCCCAGCCCAAGTCCTTGGAAATGGGTTACTCGCCGTGGTGTTCCGTGCCGGCTCTCGTGGTTAGCAGTGTTGTTGGATTTGGTTTTTGCGGCTTTtgcttcctcccccccccctccccctcatcTTAAATCTCAACACTTTGCCCTCGCGTGAAAAACACGCTTTTGCTTTCCTTGCTTTCCTGTGTGCCACTGTTACGTATGGGCCGCGCGGTTGCTTATCGATTAACGGTTTGTTGCTCCTGCCCCTAATTcgatcgttttctttattcttttttttcgtttgtttgtttgttttgctttaaaaaaacgaCTCTCCTCTAGTCGAGTTGAGGGGGAGGCACGTCTAATAAAAATCTAGCATATAGAACGGACGTTGCGAGAGAGTAAAATCGTAACGAATTGTTTAACAACTTCCTGCGAAACCAGCAGGCCCCTACCAAAACCGAATGAGTCCTAGCGGGAGTGGGGATTGGGGGGGTGGCTGAAACGTGCACGAACGCGTGTGTGGGTGAtacaaacgaacgaaatgtCGAGCTAGAAAAGCGTGTTAACGCGTTCGTCTCGTGCTCGCTTACGACGCCATCTTGTTCTACGACCGTTTACTTCGCTAAGTACATGCTGAAGTcctagtagtaatagtagtagtaataatagtagtagtagtaatagtagtagtagtagttgtggTACATGCTGCTCCATTGTAAGAGAGATTAAGCGTAAAGTGTGTGCCATAGCTTCCTGAACTCAACCAACCGGCAAGTAGAGAACCGAACGCTCGCGTGGTGCCATTTTGATCGGTCGCCAAATGCGCACGAGTATGGCGGGTAGTTTGTTTTCGTAATCcaccgcgctgctgctgctgctgctgctgctaccgacACGTGCTTATCGGGTGCGCGCGTCTGGCTTTACAAATAAGTGACAGCCCTGTCAGCTAACAGCACTAAGACGGGACTCAAACGCACGGAAAGCACGGTACACGTGTCTGTGTTGgtctgtgttggtgtgtgtgtgtgtatgtgtgtatgtcgtAAGCAATGAAATTGAGAGTTATAGTTTAGAGATTGGTCTGCTAGTGCTAGTAAGTGAGCTTGCACCGCGTTAACATCCGGTGCACGAGTTACTATGTAGTGGTGtaggtgtgtctgtgtgcgggCTTTTAAGTGCGCTTTTCGAAGGGGTGAGAGTAATGTCACGTGTCaggttgatgttgatgttttttgtttgtttgtttgttttccattaaaaaagTACTACTTAGAATAATTCACTACTAGCCAATTATCATATTCACCCTAAACCCTCCGCGGCATGCCAAGAGTGCatgcttgtgtgtgcgtgcgtgtgcttctgtacgtgtttgtgttgtgacaCAAGAGCACGCAAATGTGTTCGTGTTGGGTGTgtactatgtgtgtgtttgtgtatgtgtgtgaacgTGCCAGTAGGTTACATGTGGTTGATAGGTGCAGGAATTTCCATCTTCACCCATTTGCCATCAGATGGCGGCGATCCCGTAAACTCGCTTGTCGGACGCAAACTAACACACATTATAGTATCGGTTTGGCGATGTAAGGCTTCGCCGTCGTGGTCGCAATCTCCGACATCTTGATGTCGATCGGGACGCGTGTGTCGTACAGCGTTGGCGCCTGCAGTATGATACCGGCCGTACCGAACACGACCGCTATCGTGAAGATCCACAGAAACAGTCGGTCGAGCACCATCGCGACGTACTTCCAGTCCTCCTTGACCTGGTGGATAAGAAAGGTGTAAGAAGGTATGAGAAATACTGAAGTTCTTAGTTATCGGTGCGTCACTCTGGAACCGGAATGTATCTTCACGATCCGGAATGTATTGATTATCTTTTatcaaaagattcatgaatgtaGGGATAATAACTATGAATGCTCCTTGTAAGATGTATGAAGTTGGTTATGAAAGAGGTTTATGATCCTCCAATAGTTAATGATGCAATGATTGCTGTATCTCCAAAAGTTCAAATTGACATTCAATTATTGAAGTTTGCTTTACTTGATACGAGTTACCGTACTTTTTGGCATATCTGGGACACTACTACAAACGTTTATACCTTGTTCTAAAAGCAATAATTATAGCCAAGAGATGGTCATGAGATGATTGTAGCCTAGAGAAGAGGTAATCAAATAAGATGCGCTAACTTGAACTTCCTCTTAGGCCCTCCAATATCACAAATTTAAAAGCCCTTCAAGATGTCTAATTCTACGTCCCAAGATCCATAACAAAGATTCTTCGAAAAATTACAacatcttcaaagattcaacGTATCTTAAGGCTCCTGATACGAATCAAAAGACTCCTGAACGGGTGAATCttatcagaaaaaaaacataacgcaCCCAACACCAGACATTCAGGCGTATTCTATTCCAATTGAGGGGATATCGAGCCTTTGGAGTTCATTTTGGCCGAATCAGAATCGTAGTCAGGAATAGCATAAGCCTGCCTTTGCAACCTTTTTGCAATCACTCTCTACCTACCCTGGAGCTTTCCTCCTCCTTGCGCGTATGGTCCGCAATGTACGTCACGCCATCCATCGCCTTGGTCAGCTCCGGACACTCCAGCCACCGGTTCCGGTTCGGGCCGGTCTTGTCGCCCTTCCCGCCGCCCGCCGGTACCGTCGTGCCGGTGTCGGTCGTGTTGATGATCATCCCGCTCGGCAGCACGTTCGTGGGCAGATTGTTGTTGAGCGGTACGGCGACCCCGTTGTCGCCGAGCAGCAGATCCGCGGTGGTCGCCCCGGTCGTCACTGCCGCCGCCTGCTGCAGATCGTTCAGGAACAGACTGTTGCAGCAGCTCAGGTGGCCGGTGGCGCTCGCCGTCTTGAGCAGCAGGTTGCCGGCGCCAGTCTTGCTGTCGTTCGTGTTGGCCGCCGCCAGGCTCTTGTGGAAGTTGCTGTTCGGATCGAGCAAACCGCCCGCCCCGGTCGTGGTGGAGTTGGCGGTGATGTTGGTGGCGGCCGGGTTCGGCACCGCCGTGCTGGCCGCGCTCAGCAGATTGAAGTTGATCGGGGACATGGGCGAGTTGTGATGGTTGTGGTCGTGGTACGGTAGCGGCATATCGTCCATCAGGTCCATGCCGCGCACCAGCGCactgtggtgatggtggtgatggtgccgACCGCCCCCGCCCGACCGATGATTGTGCAGGTGCGTTGGGCTGCCGTGCAATCGGCAGGTGTTGAGGCTGCGACGTCCGTTTCCCCCCCGCGGGATAGAGATGGGTCGCATGGCAAGAAGCAAGAATTATTTAGTTAACATGCGTACAAGGGGGGGAAGCAAGTGGGCTTGGGAGATGCATTCCGCAACCGGAGCCGGATGTTGCAACACCGAGAAAGGAGTTTTAATGAGGGGAAGATGACGTGCTGGGCCATCCAAGCGATTAGATTGCTTAAAAAATTAATGACACACCACTCACTACTAAAACACAACAAGCAGGAACACACCAAGGCGCACCGGGAAGGATCTCATACTGCACCCGCACCTACCCGCCCATTACAGGTCGGTGTGTGatggatgtgattttaaagaaCAGGaacaacgaaacgaaagacAGCTAGCACACAGGAGGcatgtaaacaaaatatttacatCTTTACAGTAATGAAGCTCGCACAGGCCAAATTCGGATGTCTGCGGGGACTGAAAACTGAAATGTGGACCATCACTG
The Anopheles arabiensis isolate DONGOLA chromosome X, AaraD3, whole genome shotgun sequence DNA segment above includes these coding regions:
- the LOC120906431 gene encoding uncharacterized protein LOC120906431, coding for MVLLQLRSLRSWLLSSEHSFRETLNSIFWLSCLLGLMFVQFRRLVVRLLRLGRVKAHRHGPTVQHLWNICFYASATLFLLLYQALLIRPEVMRETGKYFPQYINAIFATACDPAKFEIVTVVLVSYRVLTTVTQLSRGDYSVAFSGALNAALLLCCFALRLENYSILLNLYLAVYGAGEEAFLLAASRTVRPQWLTTFALLKCGTWIYLFLNLLPFEFLIPTLYARRELLPLKVCYWLWYCSCVWNSPLLKLLYHKIYHLHPHDCAGGGSAFRCILSDDWQNFRHFRNLQQAYLELKLHESKQKANKVTLTDMSAKTAYQTIKCVLTLKRKLKRMRENRASLEHQE